A DNA window from Vagococcus penaei contains the following coding sequences:
- a CDS encoding site-specific DNA-methyltransferase: MDTKINQAIKSVLLMFGDKYFIGEIINKQKVIHDLDNYDKELMTKMLSNDVVKSNFTTAINDAIIFNVNKLVELFETNDYWQDSYTKYSKKIGLTANGKFIDETTEVVLDFPYKDTVLKAGMTQEDLAKDDLRPDEPFLNEVIAKEEIDVLLDKKLLVNAKKYDIEGEHKVSEITEDDNLILKGNNLLALHSLKERYAGKVKLIYIDPPYNTGNDSFQYNDRFNHSAWLTFMKNRLEIARDLLTEDGSIWINIDDDESHYLKVLCDGIFERENFLANIIWQKKYTIANDAKYFSDSHDHILVYSMRKETFKLNGLPRSEEMNARYKNPDNDFRGPWMTQPLHAKSGKNSDFSYTFKNGVTWEPPRGTFPRYSFDSLKEYDNNNMIWFGKDGKSVPRLKKYLSDMGNVTPNTLWLHTEAGNNDQANKEIKRLIEDFNFSTPKPEKLLQRILHIGSDEGDLVVDFFMGSATTQAVAMKMNRRFIGIEQMDYIDTVSVPRLQKVIEGEQGGISKEVDWQGGGSFIYAELMEKNTGFLKEIIEADTMQELQAIFERMSQSPDIDFRVDLEEVKATLWEHSLEEQKKTLIKILDKNQLYFNYSEIDDAHVRELVSDSDYAFNQSFYKEVNQDG, from the coding sequence ATGGATACGAAAATTAATCAAGCCATTAAATCGGTGTTGCTGATGTTTGGTGATAAATATTTTATTGGTGAGATCATCAATAAGCAAAAAGTGATTCATGACTTAGATAATTATGACAAAGAATTAATGACAAAAATGTTGTCAAATGACGTTGTGAAAAGTAATTTTACAACGGCTATCAATGATGCCATTATTTTTAATGTAAACAAATTAGTAGAATTATTTGAAACGAATGACTACTGGCAAGATTCTTATACAAAATATTCAAAAAAAATTGGGTTAACAGCTAATGGGAAATTTATTGATGAAACAACTGAAGTCGTGTTAGATTTTCCTTATAAGGATACAGTGTTAAAAGCAGGGATGACCCAAGAAGATCTAGCGAAAGATGATTTAAGACCCGATGAACCATTTCTTAATGAAGTGATTGCGAAAGAAGAAATTGATGTACTGTTGGATAAAAAGTTATTAGTAAACGCTAAGAAGTATGATATAGAAGGCGAGCATAAAGTTTCTGAAATAACCGAAGATGATAATCTAATCTTAAAAGGTAATAATTTGTTAGCTCTTCATAGTTTAAAAGAACGTTATGCAGGGAAAGTTAAATTAATCTATATAGACCCGCCTTATAATACTGGAAATGATAGTTTCCAATATAATGATAGATTTAATCATTCAGCATGGCTAACGTTTATGAAAAATCGTTTAGAAATAGCACGTGACCTTTTAACAGAGGATGGAAGTATTTGGATAAATATTGATGATGATGAAAGCCATTATTTAAAAGTTTTGTGTGATGGTATTTTTGAAAGAGAAAATTTTCTTGCAAATATTATTTGGCAAAAGAAATATACCATTGCTAATGACGCAAAATATTTTTCTGATAGTCATGATCATATTCTAGTGTATTCGATGAGGAAAGAGACATTTAAACTAAATGGCTTACCTAGAAGTGAAGAAATGAATGCAAGATATAAAAATCCTGATAATGATTTCAGGGGGCCTTGGATGACACAACCTCTTCACGCTAAGAGTGGAAAAAATAGCGATTTTTCGTATACTTTTAAAAATGGAGTTACTTGGGAACCACCAAGAGGAACATTTCCAAGATACTCTTTTGACTCTTTGAAAGAATATGATAACAATAATATGATTTGGTTTGGTAAAGATGGTAAATCAGTCCCTAGATTAAAAAAATATCTTTCTGATATGGGAAATGTTACGCCTAATACTTTATGGTTACATACTGAAGCAGGGAATAATGATCAGGCTAATAAAGAAATAAAGAGATTGATTGAAGATTTTAATTTTTCAACACCCAAACCAGAAAAACTGTTACAACGAATTCTTCATATTGGTTCAGATGAAGGTGACTTAGTAGTGGATTTCTTCATGGGTTCTGCAACCACTCAAGCCGTGGCTATGAAAATGAATCGTCGTTTTATTGGGATTGAACAAATGGACTATATTGATACCGTATCAGTTCCGAGACTTCAAAAAGTCATTGAAGGAGAACAAGGTGGGATTTCTAAAGAAGTTGATTGGCAAGGTGGTGGTTCATTCATCTATGCTGAATTAATGGAAAAGAACACAGGTTTCTTAAAAGAAATTATCGAAGCAGATACTATGCAAGAACTACAAGCTATTTTTGAACGAATGAGTCAATCACCTGATATTGATTTTAGAGTGGATTTAGAAGAGGTTAAGGCGACCTTATGGGAACATTCACTTGAAGAACAAAAGAAAACCTTGATTAAAATACTAGATAAAAATCAGTTGTATTTCAACTATTCAGAAATAGATGATGCGCACGTTCGAGAATTAGTGTCTGACTCAGATTATGCCTTTAATCAGAGCTTTTATAAGGAAGTGAATCAAGATGGCTAA